The segment ttttacttttaagagtgtaataaagcccgaaatgttacttgggaatgcaGACTCTACCGATGTCATACCGTTCGACAACATTGCATCAAATTACCATTATCGACATGAATAATATCCACGAAACTTCATTCAAAGGAAAAACTTAGAACTGAACTGATTTGATGAAAACTAATTTGTtcgaacaaaaactttttctgcgaAACCACTACCACTAGTTGATGAAAAGCTCTAAATGCAACGTGCCTATCACCATCACAGAACTACATACTTGAAGGTCTGTTGTTAATAGACGATAAGCAAAATTGATTAGAGCTCTATCTACAACTCTAGAGCTCTAAAGCACTTCTCAGAAGATTACCAATACCGTAAAGCCGAAGAGTGTGAATCTCGGTGTGAAGTACTTCAGAAGACGTAACTTCACTTCAAGTATCGTGAAATCATCTTTCCAATTCAACGAAGGTAAACACCTGTGTTGACTATAAAGATATTGTTCATAACTCAAGACTCGTTTAGTTCTACTTCTATTTGAAATAAATGGAATGCAGCACTAAACATAGCACGCATACCTGGTTATTAATTCGGTACTGTTTCCCCTAAATGAGCTCTAGTGCAAAAAGTATGCTAGCTAACTCAATTCTGTTGATTTCATTcggaagctgagaaaatttgacAGTAATAGTTGCCCTTAAGCCTCCTACTTGATAGAATTTAGTAACTTTACCGAAGTGAAAAGCTTCGAAATAAATATTTCTCAAGGCGGTTTCATAAAATTTCGCTTAAAAAGGTGTGATAAAGTTGATGACTattatttagcaatttgaagctctggtatcgttgTACAATTTGTTTATTGACGTGAAatgcctatctcttttagttacATCCAGTTAGttacatacatcacgcatagcatacCAGATCACCACGTGCGACggaaaacaacaacgaaacaGCCTTCTCGAGTCTCTTTAGGACGTTTCAGAAAACGATTGCAGCATCAAACGGTATTTTTCGGAAGAACTTGCGGTTAGTCACCTTTGCTATTGCTTTGCTAATTGTGTAGCAACGACAGCCCAGTATCAGTATGGTTGTATTAGATTTTCCGTCCGTCGACTACCAAATGTAAACATTTCTGGATGTAAACACACatccagaagtgttcgttttgttacacaatgattttaattcaaaGACATTTACGACAACGCACCGTTGTTTCTGAAAAGGAGTGCTGTTTTCAACGCAGCTTCGAGAAGATCAGTTACCAATTCACCATGAAATTTTGTGGATCATGGGAAATGAATCTCAAGACACGCACTAGCCAAGGCCCCATGTCCCGTTGGAAGGTGTGGAGCATGCTGAACCGGGTACAAATACATCGTTTCTATACTACAGATTTAAGAGCGGCTGTCTgcgaataaacctaagcggcttgTGTCCAATAGTGGAGGCGATCCCTCTTTTCATGGAAAGCATGGTTGTTGCTGTTACATACTACTAATACTATAtctacgcattgatttgtaaccctatcctcctagcctccgtttttagtctgatatagattgcctccgcattcccaaggtttctaataatgatgtcgaggtcgtctgcaaaggctaggagttggctactcttgctgaagatcgttcctctcttttcgatgtccgctcgccggatcacatctCACAGCGAATGGGGTAGACGTAGAATTTAGCTATTGCCACCATAAGAGAAAGCGATTCTTGAAAGGATAATTCGCAATGGAGCAGGTAAGGAATCTCCCCTTTGACATTAGGTTAGTAAATATAAGATATACTGTATCTCGGAAAGTCAAAGAAGTCTATTTAGCTTGGCAAGCCCGAAGGGGCGACTCGAGAATCGTTTCGGTTTTTTATTTGTTAGGGTTTTACGTAGAAGCTCCAGAATGCCCTACATTTAGTAgtgacagcggtgggattcGACATGCCATTTCTGAACTCATAAGTAAGGGAAAATGTAATGACTCTACCCAGCCCCGAAAGGTCCTACAAGCGTCTGTCCTCATGTCAGTGGCGGCCCTTAACGACTTGACGTTTCCTCAGCCTAGTGAGTCGTTTCCTCAACCTGCACTCCAGGTTAGGAGTGGTTTACGACAACGTTTGATTCGGTACCGACAGCTGAATTAAGAAACATGGTTTATCGGCACTAAATCTAGAATTGTACGAGACTCGGCAGTGTGATTCTAGTAAAGCTACCTACCTAAAAAGTTACTAcaaaaaaaccaagaaaacatgACTCGAAATATACAGCAAGAACAAAGACGGGGAAATAAGGATATGGAGTAGATACtcggtacctggaactgcaggtGCAGGCACTGAATTTCAAGGGATAGTTTGGATCTGCAGATCTGCCGCAAAGgcaagaaggtgtggaggaacCGGGTGGCAAGGTCCACCAGAGTGTGGTGGAGCGTCCAATGAGCGAACGAACGCTGGGTAGAGTAgcgtgatgaactggaagtcgaTCAACGatagtatgtatgtgtatattaGGAATAAAAAGCCATTTTTTCAATTACACTATCGTAAACGTGCGCTGTCCACACCaatgtagacccgacgacgagaaaaaagcgttctacgcgcagctggatgCAACATACGACAGTTGTTTGCAACAAGAAATCAAAGTCGTCATAGGGGTATGCAAGATCAGTGATCAGACCCCACAGATCGCCCAGAGAACGAAACCTGCCAACGAAGCATAAACTTTGCAACTTCCCGAAGCCTGCTGATCAGAAACATTTTTTTCCCGCAAAgttatccacaaggccacctgaagatcacctgaccaCCGAATATTGAACCAACTCGAATATATTCCTATTGATGGTCGGTTTTTTGGActcggatcattacctagtagcagtacatctGCGATCAAAACTATCGAAAGCATACACCTCGTACCGGAGGGCGGTCAACGATTGCAAAGAGCAAGAACAAAAATTCCGGGCAAAATACATGCGCAAGTTCTTCGAAATTGTGGACCACAATgcacaccgaagcctgatatgtgtaggaatAATGAGGGATACCTGATCACAGAGAGCGCAAGGTGTTCGACAGTCTGAAGCAGCTCTTGGATGTGCATCTCAATGACAATATACCGAAGAAGGCGGATAAGAAGTTAGCCTGGGGTCTTTGCAAACGATAATAATGTTCCGGTACCCGATCTCGAAGTGGCCTGGCGAGAAATCGGACAACTGAAGACTTACAGAGCCGCCGGTAAGGACCGTCTCCcggtagaactctacaaaaatagtGAGGAACCACTAGTAacagcacttcattggataagttccaggatttggaaggaggagaaactactgtAAGAATGGATGGCAGGTTTCATCTACATACCATCACAAAAAGAGCGATTAGTTTGATTCCATTtgtgtaattaccgcggcattacgctgatcaacgttGTCTACAACGATCCACAACCGCCACTTAGCTTCGAGCTAAGATGCTGGTCTAAAAagcaagtcgtcgtatgttcgaatctggtGCTGTTAGAGTGACTAacatcgttgcactagccccgtaattgtcttgtactctaataaccggctgtaaagtctgtcgataaagaagtgtcaagtcttaaagacgtttataccaagcgctttgcttttttacaacGATCTCGTTACGATCCCTATCCAAAAAACAGGAGATCTCATTGGACAATACTAGGCGGGTTTTATATGGATTCGCGCTACTTCGGACCCAATTTTCAATCTGGGACAAATCCTCCAGCAATGTCGGGAGTATAATGTGGCCACGCATcatgttttcgtggatttcaacgcagcatatgatacagtcaaaCGGGAGGAGCTATAGcatataatgcacgagaacagtttttcggacaaactgacgtggctgatcatAGCTATCCTTGAGCGAGTGGGAGCAttttcgagtccctttgaatcgcgCAATGGGTTGCGGCAGGAGGATGGATTGTCCCGCTTGTTATTTAGCGTCACTTTTAAAGCTGTAATCGGGCGATCAAACATCGAAACGACACCTTGACACCATTACCCGAAATCTTGGGTTGGTGGAGACAATCTGCGGCAGAGGCAGACTAAAAACAGATGCTAGGAGAATTTGGACTTAAGATTATTGGTTCCAAAACCAAATATGTAATAGTAAAAGGCTCAAGAGAAAACAACAttcgcctcccacggatagTGACTGTTGATGGTGATGAATTTAAAGGAGTTAATGGGTTCATATATTTGAAGTGCACGAGTGTAGAAGTATGGACCACGAACTGCAGCTGCAGGCGCTACGGTGACctgaccacgtcgcaaggataccggacgactgtgcagcgaAATCTGTTTTCTTGAAGAAGCCGACTTGTgtatgtcgagacgctcaacgaattggcgacgagtagccccggaccgggggggctccgtagccgcaaggttaccgagtctgctttgacaagcgagtggtcgtgggttcgaattttagtagaatcaagccattcgatgtcaagtgactttagcatgggtttattctcaggcccctccatttacccttccttcgtgctgaattctatatttaccctctgaagcctcttgacagtgcaaatgtccctcctatagttaagtgtgctaatcagaggtacgaatgagtcctcgccagggacggctgtaatatgggatagtgctggcagcgaggaataagtgggtaaagtagattaagctttgaaggaagggtaaacaccaatacacgcaagcacgcataaaatttaataagcatatcgctcactcaatagcgattatagcaaaaagaaatgcagtgcaggtcatacagcaaacacccgggtgatattacaatagatcaactatactggtcgcagtaatgagtccacacatggaaaaaaagccCCGGaccgatactatcgaccgtgaagaacTATGGACAAAAACGGCTTTCGCAGGAAactgacaagactgattaaggacacgatggatggtgtacagtgctgtgtgaggataTCAAGCCCGTTAGCCCGTTTGGAACACGCAGGGATCTTCGACAAGGCGATGCAACTTTCTGCTACCTATTTCACATTGCGCTAGAAGGTTTTATAAAACGAACGGATTTTAACATGCGTggcaaaattttcaataaatctagtcaatttatcgttttactgttactgactttttcgcggtcaaacgtaaactctattttgattaaagcagaggagcgtttggtgcgtaaaatgttagactgaatactgggaaagtttcgatctgcggctaaaaatattgggttagtttgtggcagtgggactccaacccacaatttctcgattagtactcgagtgctttacgcatttaaactataccacacccatgtattaattagtcttAGATCTTGTTTTCACCCTACCAGTCGAACCAGACGAaactttcccagtattcagtctaacatttttcgcaccaaacgctcctctgctttaatcaaaatagtcAATTTATGCCAATATTTCGGTGATAACGTGGAAATTCCAGGCGGTACTTAAACAGTATACCAAGCTGAAATGTGGAACAGCGGCGACGGCGACGAGTTCAAGGCGGTGGACAAATTTGTAAACCTTGGATCGTTGATAACGTCGgctaacaactgcagcagagaaatactcAGACCTATTCtttcctccatcaattgtagaaccaccgtttcaaaaatattgatattaatgcctaaccgcatttcaaggttaaagactaaaaacacgagtttggtctagaCGCATTCTTGTCGGAAGTCACGCGTACTACAAACcccacaagaccctaaggtaAGCTTCACCACCGTACTAAATGTATCACGTTGAAAACactaatgacacattccagcggtacgggacacaattagcacccattgttaccccgtgaatcgcctcctgtttcaccaattttttggctaGAATGTTTTCCACTAGAATgtcagggatttgatgaaacaggaactaatctgcatagtagggatagtgtcccgtaacgctggaatgtgtctaataagaccgatagtcATCTACGGGCACGTAACGTGAACAATGCTCGGCGGGTACTTGAAAGCACTGGTCGTTTTTGAACGTCATGTGattaggaccatctttggcaGGGTATATGAGAACGGTATATGGAGGAGAATGAAAAATTCACGAGCTGGCGTAGCTCTTCGGCGAACCTAGTATCCAGAAGGTTGCTAAAGCAGGAAGGGTCCAATGGGCGGGTCATATtttgagaatgccggacaacgtCTCCGCAAAAATGGTATTTgcttcgaatccggttggtaccagacgcagaggtgcgcagcgtTCTAGTTGAGTTGAGTTACCGAGTTTAtcggcggaacattgttatgcaggtgaaatcctaagggATGTCTCAtcagaataagtaagtaagtaagaggaTTTGAGCTAAAAATCAATGCTTCCAAAACCAAACATGTGATAAGAAGCGATTCTGGAGAAAataacgttcgcctcccacggacagtgactattaacgGCGATGATCGTGAAGTGTTTGATGAGTTCAtaaatttgggatctctggtcaacATGAGTAAGAACCACGAACTGCATGCACTACTTGAGGAAATTCCCATCGAACACTTGGCTAAAGTCGGGAGCCTAcagtgggccggtcacgtcacAAGAATATCAAGATCAGCATCAGAGCATTTGccgatcctttttttttttttacagcAGCCCACCGTTCATTCAATTCCATTGCATCTGTTTTGTGCTAGAGTTCGAACACTATGCACTACACGTTACCGCCACACTTCGTTCAGTCATACCTCTGATTGCAcagcagaacgaatgcgttctgatcatcttttttttacattttcgtttcaATCAAGTTTCCtctaccgtttggagcagcgaatgattgcaaaacaatcaattgactggcagtcaccagaCTAACGAAAAACTACCGCactatcgtatgattcaatactacaaaaaaacaaccaattGGCAATGAACACGTCGGTCGGACGCCGTCCgacacaaacgaacattttgcttgcgtcggaccgacggtgggcgacaaacttttactgtggaTAGCCGATATGGAGACAAATAGAGAAAGGAAAAAATACATAACCTTATGCTCCcattcagtttgcagtttacactCTTCAATATGAACGCAAAACGGGAGAACGACTGTTGTCTACTCTTAGGAAACCACATATGTATTGTAAGGTAGGCTGCAGTCTCACAAGCGGTAGATTAACTGCATTCAAAAAATAGTCAAATAATAGTTTTTGAAGCGTAAGTTGAATACAGAAAGAGCGTACGCGGTCACAGTCAACTTGCAATTCCTTTTCCTTTCCTAAGTTACTAGAAGGTGTTAAAGGAGATGAAGAAATACACCATGATTGAAATACACCCCATCAGCAGCAAACTGACATTCGGAATGCCGGTGAATCATTTTATTTACCGTTTAGATgatttataaatttattttacaattttaatattgaaacttgattgcttttaaatttttgagCTTTAAATTTGCACACTCTTTTAGCAACAATCAAattcaaaaagttattttttattgtagtGGTGACATATTGAAGAACACTGTACAGAAAAATACTTTGTGTGATTCTTTATCAATTCAAGATTTGTGAATTGTATGAAGCAGTCTTCTTTTATCGTATGTTTAAAGATTAAATCAGAATGCTTCAGCCTCTTTAACTGAGTGAGGGTCTTTTTCAAGTTACTTTTTCATAAAGATGGAAACATGAGCGAGCATAGCACAATGTTTCAGCTGTTCTGGTTTTCTCGCATTTCAGCTACGAAGCAAACATATTGCAAACACATTACACACAATTAATTATTCATAGCTCAGTTTTAACCATGGTAAAGTATCTACATCATTCCCtctaaaacaacaaaaaataatttcatgattACATGAACCGCAATTTATGCTTGCTAATGTTAGTGATCCTTTTTTGTAATGCATGCATCATCCTTTTTTGCCGTGCATTGTTTATTCGTTCGTTCGTAACAGATAAGGGAATCTCTAAATGGAAATCTCCAGAGGAAAAAAACAGAAGCATCCACAGAAAGAACGTAAGCAATTTTGATCGAAAATCATGAGCAGCGGAAAACCACTAATTTCGCGCAGAGTTTTTCCTCTCGGCCAGGACAGAAGCTTCGCTTCTCCTCTGTGATGTTCATGTGAAGGCAGAACAGACGAATTTACCAGCAGAAAAGTCGACTGTAGCACTAGGTGCTCATTTCTAAATAGAAAAGGATAGAAAAACACAATTTAAACAATGTTCATACTATATGTGAAAACCAACAAAATCGGTTTATTTTCCAAATCAATAAATACTACATCCTACATTGGCATACCGAACCAATCGACGACATTTCACGCCTGGCACCGTGCAGCCTCCGGCCTATCGCAATAGCTCAAATGCTGAGCCCAGTGGAGCGTTGGAGGACAGCTCTGCTCCAGCTTAGTACCTTCGTAGGTACAAATGTAATATTTTGTACAATCGGCATGCGGGAAGTAAACTTGATGATTCGGGTCATATACGGGCGGGCACTCATCCGGATAGGGTGCCTGACTGGAGGCTGCAGCAGTTGTACCTGTAACCAAGCCAGTTGTACCCTCAGTTGAGACTGTTGAGATAGATCCTGCTCCACAGCCGGCCTGTTCCGGGTAATCGCAATAATTTTGATTTACATTCCAGTGTAATCCGAGTGGACAACTCTTCTCGACAGCGGCTCCACCCCAGCTGCAGATGTAAAATTTGGTGCAGTCACTGTGCGGTAAAAATATCGGTTGATCAGGATCGTGCTTTTCCGGACATTTTCCCGCAATAGGAGCACTCGTCGTGCCAACAGATGGTGTGGCAGAGCTCGTGGACTGTGGCTGAACTGTGGTAGGCTGCGAAGGAACTGCGGTGCTGGTAGCTGCAGTCGTGGCCGTTGATCCACCGCAGTTCACGTTGAAAGCATGATCGCAGAATTTCCTATCGTCATTCCACAGAAGTGGACTCGGACACTGCTGTTCGACCAAAGTACCCCAATTGCAGGTCAGGTATTTACTGCAGTCGGTTGGATGTGAAAAATGAAGCACAATTGCCGGATCGTTGGATTCAGGACAGCGTGGATCACGAGCATAACAGCAGCCCAGCAGAACCGTGAGCACTAACAAGGCAGTTTGCGCTGAAAAACAAAACACTATATTAGTCGAGTAATTCAGAAGCtttgaaataataaaaacttACTTTTCATCATGAAGGTTTCCTATCGGTTCTTCTAGCCACTGATTGTTTGACGACTGCCACCGTCCAATGCTAAAGCACAACTTTATATGTTCCACGATTTTTACGATAAGAAAAGAATAGTCCCCGATAACAACTAGTTTCTTCGAACGGAAGAGCGTGATAGTTACTGGTACTTCAAAAGAAGTGGGTGACGTTAGAAATCGGAACGGTACTCCAAACATCCGACTGTTCAGCCTATAATAATCTTCCCCGACTTCAACGTGACTAATTTCTATACGCTCTTTTAACTCAATTGGCTTAAACATTGTAACCGTTTCGGATACCGCACATTTCAAGTACAAAACTTTTATTTTCCCAAGTGGTTAAAAGAAAAAACCTGCATTTCTCTATTAGTTCACCCACTATAAGATGTTTGAATATCAACAGTATTCTTCCTCCAAACCCAAAAATAAACCCATTTGCCACGAGGACGCTAATCAGCCAACGACGTCGGGTAGGACCGCAATTTACGCTTGCAATTATAGtctgttcttttttttcttgtgtttGTATGTGCGATGCATTATCCTTTTTGCAAACAATGTTCCGAAGTTGAACCATTGGGGCAAACTTTCGCCGAGTAAAACGGGAAATTCTAATGGAAATCTCCGGCGAACAATGTGAGCGAGCATAACATCAAAAGTTTAGATCGAGAATCGTGAATGAGAGAACGGCGGCAAAAACATCAATTCAGCACCCTGCTTTTTGTCCCGGCCATAGTAGGGATaggcgaacaaaaaaaaagaagaaactttAGTCACTATGGCGCGCAAACGATTCAAAACTCTCGCAGCTAAATAATATGAAAAACTCTTCCCTCGGTGCCGGAGCGAGTGTATCTGTAGTTGGTATTCCACAATTTCCAATCGCGAAAAACCTTCAAACTCATTTTCCCCGTAGCACAGTTTTTACTTCAACGCGGTACACTTGTTCCCGGCGAGCTGGCTGGTCCGCTTGTTCCTCGTTTTATGTTTTCTGCCGGCGAGAGAACGAAGTGCAACACTTGGACAACTTTTGCAATTACAAGGCCGGGAGCGAACAATTGTATTTTCGGAGATGAGGATGGAAACAACTCAACTCAAACGGGCGCAACACCTCTTCTGGTGCTGCTGCTCGGGAAACTATACACATAGTTCGCAGCAGCCATTTTCGCCTTTCGAATGAAGAAGTTGTGGTTCGCACCAAAAACACGGCTGGAAACGTTCCAATAGGACATAGAGCCGCTGCTGTGTAGGATGTGTTTTCACTTTAACTTCATATTTCGTCGAATTTAACGTGGTCAGCGTCGGCAACACGTTCCCCCTAAAGTATAACTATTGAAGCAAAACTCGTCATGAAACTGTTGTTGGAAAACACATCGCATGTGAAAGTATGTGTATCTAACTTTCAGCGTAAAAAACGGATTTAGCTGTGACAAAGCTCCTTCTCCGAACGCTACTAGTACTCGAACATTGGTTGTGGCGCCAACGAGAAAATTGACCGCAACGAGCCATCCCACAACTAACTGCCGATGGTTCGCCGTCAACCATCAATCGGTTCAGTGTTTTTTTGACTATTAGAACAATTggtatattgaaaaaaaaaacatgctcTAATCTTTATGAGCAATTATTCGAGAAATATCAACTGTTCAAGGCTGTTCAAGGCCCTAATAGCACTGGGTtgtaaacagcgagtttggAAGAGTTTACgataaaacgtttattttttgctttgttgaaaGACAGAAGGAGAAGTTAGTTCGTTCATGTGTTCTAAATACTCACAAATTTCTTCTAGGTTATAGGATCATAACATTCAGTTGGGAACATTTTTTGTGTCAACTTTTTCAACCAGTTGCGTGAATCTTGTTCGTTAATTAACATGTAGCTTTGTGttatttattgaatgttgaTTATGCAAagcgcatcatcatcatcatcatcatcatcatcatcatcatcatcatcatcatcatcatcatcatcatcatcatcatcatcatcatcatcatcatcatcatcatcatcatcatcatcatcatcatcatcatcatcatcatcatcatcatcatcatcatcatcatcatcatcatcatcatcatcatcatcatcatcatcatcatcatcatcatcatcatcatcatcatcatcatcatcatcatcatcatcatcatcatcatcatcatcatcatcatcatcatcatcatcatcatcatcatcatcatcatcatcatcatcatcatcatcatcatcatcatcatcatcatcatcatcatcatcatcatcatcatcatcatcatcatcatcatcatcatcatcatcatcatcatcatcattatcatcatcatcatcatcagtgctCCCGCACAGTCTCTAGAGGAAAGCCAGTGGAACGCAAGCAGACCACCTTGCACCCATAATTTACTCGGCAACAAATAGTCATCGATCGTCAGATTCGCAAAACTTCGGACACTCTACAAGTACTCAATAATCAACACGTTCTAC is part of the Sabethes cyaneus chromosome 2, idSabCyanKW18_F2, whole genome shotgun sequence genome and harbors:
- the LOC128736595 gene encoding peritrophin-1-like; translation: MKTQTALLVLTVLLGCCYARDPRCPESNDPAIVLHFSHPTDCSKYLTCNWGTLVEQQCPSPLLWNDDRKFCDHAFNVNCGGSTATTAATSTAVPSQPTTVQPQSTSSATPSVGTTSAPIAGKCPEKHDPDQPIFLPHSDCTKFYICSWGGAAVEKSCPLGLHWNVNQNYCDYPEQAGCGAGSISTVSTEGTTGLVTGTTAAASSQAPYPDECPPVYDPNHQVYFPHADCTKYYICTYEGTKLEQSCPPTLHWAQHLSYCDRPEAARCQA